From the Nodularia sp. NIES-3585 genome, one window contains:
- a CDS encoding response regulator: protein MKSQVNSKPKILVVDDEPDNLDLLYRTFCRDYQVLRAISGPAALKLLAQEGDVSVIISDQRMPIMSGTEFLSLTATQYPDIIRIILTGYTDVEDLVEAINAGKVFKYVTKPWESEELKAVVRQALDTHNVLKARTRELTRTLRQESLLNAVTNTIRSALDYRQILQAIVDTVGHMLEADVCLLRPFQDGQLINEGFVYQKVTSLSPASSVLAQTVWETREVQVIYDVSGDERIQGETPELCQRAEAFATANICSSLIVPLICQQELMAVLALHQCDQPRIWDNEVHLILMVVDQAALALSQAYAYEQVRALAQREVLINTITTAIRSSLDPEDIFAAITQQLGQALQVNGCMLSLWAEEDEFVYCVGLYDSSQSSQPSPNKVLDSHVLVKPELQAPIEKSPILQEILRTQKPVVIDDMSHCALEIKGVDLPLKMPARSLMVVPLLADGKCIGSITLQESSKIRKWLASDIELAQAVAAQAAIAVQQSRLYQKTRDQAERLLQLDIQKTEFFQNISHEFRTPITLIQGPLESAVSAGEGLSHEQSAIALRNSRRLLRLVNQLLDLQRLDAGRMQPSFRPCDLVEFVSQIVESFRPYCEKKGLHLKIQMSECPQVYLDIEKFDKVVYNLLSNAMKFTPENGTITIKLQSKDNQCKLQVQDTGIGIVSTQIPQLFERFRQAEGSGNRSYEGSGLGLALVKELVEMHGGKVTVDSTYGKGTTFTLWLVTGHSHLPIDQVLETSIELNTNRAKVELADLELVEPTTENIENLTQNLLSDSGIQHSILVVDDNPDLRTYVSGILRRNGYQVQTARNGYEGFGKSQEITPSLIVTDLMMPMVTGLEMIRMIRSEENLKGTPIILLTAKVDEETRIESTEHGADAYLAKPFNDRELLAEVKNLLALKANERRVVELNTYLTESVLKRFLPPVLVKKAAAGTLTLDLRPEPRLITVLFSDIVGFTQLSNTLRSRRVAELLNEYLETMTKVVFSNGGTVDKFMGDAILALYGAPEELTPNEQVRRAISTARAMQSSLAKLNQHWQEQGIFENHGYAGVQFRCGIHQGTAVVGMFGSAERADYTAIGPSVNIAARLQAAAVPGTILVSAAVADYLQDDEITKGSPLKLKGIDETVLTFAVKPEIMANR, encoded by the coding sequence ATGAAATCTCAAGTAAACAGTAAGCCTAAAATTTTAGTTGTTGACGATGAACCCGACAACCTTGACTTGCTTTACCGCACCTTTTGTCGCGATTATCAGGTACTGAGAGCCATTTCTGGGCCTGCGGCACTGAAGCTGCTAGCTCAAGAAGGAGATGTATCAGTGATCATCTCAGATCAGCGAATGCCGATTATGAGCGGTACAGAATTTTTAAGCCTAACAGCAACTCAATATCCAGATATTATTCGGATTATTTTAACTGGTTATACTGATGTTGAAGACCTAGTGGAAGCTATTAATGCTGGTAAGGTTTTCAAGTATGTCACCAAACCCTGGGAATCAGAGGAACTCAAAGCTGTAGTCCGCCAAGCTTTAGATACTCACAATGTTCTCAAAGCCCGCACCCGCGAACTAACGCGCACCCTCCGCCAGGAATCACTGCTGAACGCAGTTACAAATACTATCCGCAGCGCCCTAGACTATCGGCAAATTTTACAAGCAATTGTCGATACAGTGGGTCATATGTTGGAAGCGGATGTTTGTCTGTTACGTCCCTTTCAAGATGGACAGTTGATTAATGAAGGATTCGTTTACCAAAAAGTTACTTCCTTATCTCCTGCATCCTCTGTTTTGGCTCAAACTGTCTGGGAAACTCGCGAAGTTCAGGTAATTTACGATGTCTCAGGTGATGAGCGCATTCAGGGAGAAACACCCGAACTGTGTCAACGAGCAGAAGCTTTTGCGACGGCAAATATTTGCTCTAGTTTAATTGTACCCCTGATTTGTCAGCAGGAATTGATGGCAGTGCTGGCGCTACACCAGTGTGATCAACCCCGGATTTGGGACAATGAGGTACATCTGATTTTAATGGTAGTGGATCAGGCAGCGTTAGCTTTGTCTCAAGCCTACGCCTACGAACAGGTACGCGCCCTGGCTCAGAGAGAAGTCTTAATTAATACCATTACGACGGCAATTCGCTCTAGCTTAGATCCTGAAGATATATTTGCGGCTATTACTCAACAATTGGGACAAGCCTTACAAGTCAATGGTTGTATGCTGTCTTTATGGGCAGAGGAAGATGAGTTTGTCTATTGTGTGGGCTTGTATGACAGTTCTCAAAGTTCTCAACCTAGCCCAAACAAAGTTTTAGATTCTCATGTCCTTGTCAAGCCGGAATTACAAGCACCCATTGAAAAAAGTCCGATTTTGCAAGAAATTTTGCGGACACAAAAGCCAGTGGTAATTGATGATATGAGCCATTGTGCTTTAGAAATCAAGGGTGTGGATTTGCCTTTGAAAATGCCAGCGCGATCGCTCATGGTAGTTCCCCTACTGGCTGATGGCAAATGTATCGGTAGTATTACCTTACAAGAAAGTAGTAAAATACGTAAGTGGTTAGCATCTGATATCGAACTAGCTCAAGCAGTAGCAGCACAAGCCGCGATCGCAGTACAGCAATCACGGTTGTACCAAAAAACTCGTGACCAAGCCGAGCGCTTGTTACAACTAGACATTCAAAAAACCGAATTTTTCCAAAATATTTCCCATGAGTTTCGCACCCCTATCACCTTAATTCAAGGGCCTTTAGAGTCTGCGGTGAGTGCCGGTGAAGGATTATCTCACGAACAAAGTGCGATCGCCCTGCGTAACTCCCGCCGCCTCTTAAGGCTAGTCAACCAATTACTAGATTTACAACGCCTAGATGCTGGCAGAATGCAGCCTAGTTTCCGCCCCTGTGATTTAGTCGAATTTGTCAGCCAAATTGTCGAATCATTCCGTCCCTACTGTGAAAAAAAGGGACTACATCTGAAAATCCAAATGAGTGAATGTCCTCAAGTTTATTTGGACATAGAGAAATTCGACAAAGTGGTTTATAACCTCCTGTCAAATGCCATGAAGTTCACACCTGAAAATGGCACAATCACCATCAAATTACAATCAAAAGATAACCAGTGTAAATTGCAAGTACAAGACACAGGCATTGGCATTGTTTCGACTCAAATTCCCCAACTATTTGAGCGCTTTCGCCAAGCCGAAGGTTCAGGAAATCGCTCCTATGAAGGCAGTGGTCTGGGTTTGGCTTTAGTCAAAGAATTAGTAGAAATGCACGGGGGCAAAGTCACTGTAGATTCAACTTATGGAAAAGGTACAACCTTCACTCTATGGCTAGTTACTGGTCATTCTCACTTACCCATAGACCAAGTATTAGAAACCTCTATTGAATTAAATACCAATCGTGCCAAAGTCGAATTAGCTGATTTAGAACTGGTAGAACCAACCACAGAAAATATTGAAAATCTTACACAAAACCTATTATCTGATTCAGGCATACAGCACTCCATTTTGGTTGTAGACGACAATCCCGATTTGCGAACCTATGTATCTGGTATACTGCGCCGCAACGGTTATCAAGTTCAAACAGCTCGTAACGGTTATGAAGGATTCGGTAAATCGCAAGAAATTACACCCAGCTTGATAGTTACTGACTTAATGATGCCTATGGTTACAGGATTAGAAATGATTCGGATGATCCGCAGTGAGGAGAATTTAAAAGGAACACCAATCATTTTACTCACAGCCAAAGTAGATGAAGAAACCCGCATCGAAAGTACAGAACATGGCGCAGATGCTTATTTAGCAAAACCATTTAATGACCGAGAACTGCTCGCAGAAGTTAAGAATCTTTTAGCATTGAAAGCAAATGAACGGCGGGTTGTAGAGCTAAATACTTACCTCACAGAATCAGTGCTGAAACGTTTTTTACCGCCTGTATTGGTAAAAAAAGCGGCAGCCGGAACTTTAACCCTAGATTTACGACCAGAACCGCGCTTAATCACAGTTTTATTTAGTGACATCGTAGGTTTTACCCAGCTATCAAATACTCTCAGATCCCGACGAGTTGCAGAGTTGCTGAATGAATATTTAGAAACCATGACCAAAGTTGTGTTTAGTAATGGCGGTACTGTAGATAAATTTATGGGAGATGCTATTTTAGCTTTATACGGAGCGCCGGAAGAACTCACCCCCAACGAACAAGTCCGTCGTGCTATCAGTACAGCACGAGCCATGCAATCCTCACTAGCTAAGTTAAACCAGCACTGGCAAGAGCAAGGTATATTTGAAAATCACGGTTATGCAGGTGTACAATTCCGCTGTGGTATCCACCAAGGAACGGCAGTTGTGGGGATGTTTGGTAGCGCTGAACGTGCCGACTATACAGCTATTGGACCGAGTGTGAATATTGCTGCTAGGTTGCAGGCTGCGGCTGTTCCCGGTACTATTCTGGTTTCTGCTGCTGTGGCAGATTATTTACAAGACGATGAAATTACTAAAGGTAGTCCTTTAAAACTGAAAGGAATCGATGAAACAGTTCTAACTTTTGCTGTTAAACCAGAAATCATGGCTAATCGCTAA
- the radC gene encoding DNA repair protein RadC has translation MTYCLRIADIPTDERPRERLMTHGPKILATAELIAILLGTGQGPGKLSAVGLGQYLLQELSKHQRDPLAVLREVTPAELMQIPGIGPAKATTILAAIELGKRAFQFRPSDSTPIDNPIVAAAALSQDLMWQTQERFAVLLLDVKNRLLGTQVITIGTATETLASPRDIFREIIRQGATRAIIAHNHPSGNVEPSEEDIELTRQLLAGAELLGIPLLDHLILGNGNHGSLRETTKLWDEYPQAD, from the coding sequence ATGACCTATTGTCTCAGAATTGCCGATATCCCCACAGATGAGCGTCCGCGTGAGCGTTTAATGACCCACGGCCCCAAAATTTTAGCCACGGCTGAGTTAATTGCAATTCTTTTAGGCACTGGTCAAGGGCCGGGAAAACTTTCAGCCGTGGGCTTAGGGCAGTATTTACTCCAAGAACTCAGCAAACACCAACGTGACCCCTTGGCTGTTCTGCGAGAAGTTACCCCGGCGGAATTAATGCAAATTCCTGGTATTGGCCCAGCAAAAGCCACAACTATCTTAGCGGCAATTGAATTGGGAAAACGTGCCTTTCAATTTCGTCCTTCCGACAGTACACCCATTGATAACCCCATTGTGGCTGCGGCTGCACTCAGTCAAGACCTGATGTGGCAAACCCAAGAACGTTTTGCAGTACTGCTATTAGATGTCAAAAATCGCTTATTGGGAACCCAAGTAATTACCATTGGTACTGCCACAGAAACCTTAGCATCTCCCCGTGACATTTTTCGAGAAATCATTCGTCAAGGAGCAACACGGGCAATTATTGCTCATAATCACCCTTCAGGTAATGTAGAACCTAGTGAGGAAGATATAGAATTAACGCGTCAATTGTTAGCAGGGGCGGAGCTTTTAGGTATCCCCTTATTAGATCATTTAATTTTAGGTAATGGTAATCACGGAAGTTTACGTGAAACTACGAAATTATGGGATGAATATCCCCAAGCTGATTGA